In the genome of Patescibacteria group bacterium, the window GACGGATTATTGTACACATCGAATCAGCTGCCAACATAAAAAATATTTTACGTGATGTTATTGCAAAAGTTACTGAGTCAGAGGACTCTGATATTAGCGCAGTTGAAATAGGTTTGGCAATCAATACCACAACATCAAATAATGCACTGTCTCCATATATTACTGATATTGATTTTGTGCAGTTTATGGGTATTGAAAAAATTGGATATCAAGGACAACCATTTGACGAGAGGGTAATTCAGAAAATTGTAGATTTGCACAGAGCGCATCCTGAGATTATAATAAGTGTTGATGGTGGCGTTACGCTAGAGACCGCCCCATCTCTTATAAAAGCGGGAGCAAACAGACTTGTATCTGGCTCAGCAATTCTGCAGAGTGATGATATAGAAGAAACGATAGAACAGTTTAAGACATTAAAGATTTAGATTTACCCTCCTAAGTTTTTAGCTAAGTTTAGCGAAGCTAAACGAAAAGTGAAGAACATAAACTTAAAAGACAAAATAAATTATTCATAAATAGACCGAAAATATTGATTTTTAATAGCTAAAAATTTAGAGAGGGAACATGGAGCATATACATGATGAAAAAATAAAGGAACTTGAGCTTATTGCAAACAAGTTGCGACAACACGTTATTGAAATGGTTGCTGGTGCTGGTTCGGGACATCAAGGAGGCCCCTTAGGTATGGCAGACATCTTTGCCGCTCTCTATTTTCATATTCTCAACCATGATCCTAAAAAGCCGGAGTGGGAGGAGCGTGACCGACTCATTCTTTCAAACGGTCATATATGCCCAATCCGATATGCCGCAATGGCAGAAGCTGATTACTTTCCAGTCGATGAACTCAAAACACTGCGACAATTTGGTACACGACTACAAGGACATCCAGAGCGTAATAAACTTCCTGGTACTGAAACAACATCGGGCCCATTGGGTTCCGGACTCGCACAAGCGGTTGGTATGGCGCTTGTCGGCAAGATGGATGCTAAGAAATGGCGTGTGTATGCGCTGACATCAGATGGCGAGCATGAGGCGGGACTCCATTACGAGGCGATGCTTTTTGCCGGAAAACACAAGCTTGATAACCTAATTTGCGTAGTGGATCGTAACAATATACAAATTGATGGCACCACCGAGGATATTATGCCGCTTGAACCACTTCGTGCCAAATATGAAGCATTTAACTGGTATGTAATTGAAATTAACGGAAACGATATGTCGGATGTCGTGCGGGGATTTAATGAAGCGCAGGGTATTCACCAAATGCCAATTTGCATAATCGCACATACTGTCCCAGGAAAAGGTGTTTCATATATGGAAAATAATTATAAATGGCACAGTAAGGTGTTTAAAGAAGGAGAGGCGCAGCAGGCACTCAAAGAGTTGCAGGATATTGAAAAGCAACTTAAAGCAGAACATGCATAAATATATGGAATCAAAGGAAACAAAACTGGTTGCAAATCTTTTTGCCGATGATATTGAAGAAATGCCTACACGGGATGGATATGGAAAGGGTGTTGTTGAATGCGGAACAAAAAATGAAAATGTGGTTGTGTTATGTGCCGACCTTACCGAATCAACACGCAATGCAGATTTTAAAGAGAAATTTCCAAAACGCTTTATTCAAATGGGTATTCATGAACAGCTTTTAGCGGCTCTTGCAGCGGGCATGTCTCTCTCGGGAAAAATCCCATACATTACCGCGTACGCCATGTTTTGCCCTGGTCGTGCGTGGGAGATGATACGGACAATCATTTGTCTCAATGAGGCAAATGTTAAAATTATAGGCAGTCACGCAGGTGTTTCTGTAGGCCCTGATGGTGCGACACACCAAGCGATTGAAGATATTGCAATTATGCGTCCCATTCCCAACATGACAATTGTGGCACCGTGTGATGTCATTGAGGCACAAAAAGCGACTGTTGCGCTACTTGATGTTTCCGGTCCATGTTACGTGCGTTTCGCGCGCGAAAAAACTCCAGTGTTTACCACAGAAGAATCACCGTTTGAGATTGGAAAAGCTACTACTTTTCGTGACGGCAGCGATGTTGCAGTAATCGCATGTGGGCCGCTGGTATATAATGCACTTGTAGCCGCGGAGCAGTTAAAAGAAGAAGGTCTTGATGTTATGGTAATCAACTCTCATACTATTAAGCCACTTGACGGTGAGACAATACTTAACGCAGCGAAAAAATGTGGGGCAGTAGTAACAGTCGAAGAGCATCAAATCACGGGAGGACTTGGTGGTGCAGTGTCTGAATATCTCGCGAGTGTCCATCCAACATCCATAGAATACATTGGTGTACGCAATCAGTTTGGGCAATCTGGGAAACCAGAGGAGCTGATTGAACACTATGGTATGGGAGTGAACTCTATAAAAGAAGCAATTAAAAAAGCTGTTAAAAAAAAGTAGAAGGAAGACATGGTAATTCTGATTTTGATATTTAAAGGATTTCTCGCTGCTTTGCTCGGAACAATAGTGATGACTGTTGGTCAGGAGATTGAAATGCGGATGAGCGGAAGGTCTATTAGCCACACGCCGGCAATTGCAGTATTTAAAATACTCAAATTCAATTTTAATAAGTTAAGCAAATTAGAAAAGGGAATTGCATCGTATACGGCACACTTTGCATACGGAACTGCGTTTGGACTTGTAATTGCCATACTTTACCTCATTGGTTTTAAGAGTTTCAGTGCTATTGGGGTTGTTTACTTTTTAGTGGTGTGGATTCAAGGGCTTATCGTTGTGCCATTTCTTGGCATTGTCGGTCCGCCATGGACGTGGGGAAGCGAGACACTTATTACCGAGTTTGTGCACAAAGCAATCTATGCGGTCGCAACAACTGCTATTTTTCTCTCTCTTTTGTAATAATGATAGTTAGCTGAAATGTTGCTTAAAGTAGGAGGGGAATACAAACATATAAAGACTGGCAAGTGCTATAAACTCATTGCGTTTGCAAAGGACAGCTCCACACTCGAAGAACTTGTGGTGTATGAAGCACTATACGAAAACAATGTTTCAAAAATCTGGGTTCGTTCCAAAGCGGAATTTTTAGGTGAGGCGCTGAGTCCTGACGAGACCACACACCCGAGATTTCGGTTGGTGGAATAAAAGTCCATTGCATTAGTAGTTGTGGTATAGTTTTAATATGGCACATATAAACGTTTCTTCATCGGGAAGTATAGAATTTCTTGGAAAAAAGTATAAAGTCGCGCTCGGA includes:
- a CDS encoding transketolase; its protein translation is MEHIHDEKIKELELIANKLRQHVIEMVAGAGSGHQGGPLGMADIFAALYFHILNHDPKKPEWEERDRLILSNGHICPIRYAAMAEADYFPVDELKTLRQFGTRLQGHPERNKLPGTETTSGPLGSGLAQAVGMALVGKMDAKKWRVYALTSDGEHEAGLHYEAMLFAGKHKLDNLICVVDRNNIQIDGTTEDIMPLEPLRAKYEAFNWYVIEINGNDMSDVVRGFNEAQGIHQMPICIIAHTVPGKGVSYMENNYKWHSKVFKEGEAQQALKELQDIEKQLKAEHA
- a CDS encoding transketolase family protein; its protein translation is MESKETKLVANLFADDIEEMPTRDGYGKGVVECGTKNENVVVLCADLTESTRNADFKEKFPKRFIQMGIHEQLLAALAAGMSLSGKIPYITAYAMFCPGRAWEMIRTIICLNEANVKIIGSHAGVSVGPDGATHQAIEDIAIMRPIPNMTIVAPCDVIEAQKATVALLDVSGPCYVRFAREKTPVFTTEESPFEIGKATTFRDGSDVAVIACGPLVYNALVAAEQLKEEGLDVMVINSHTIKPLDGETILNAAKKCGAVVTVEEHQITGGLGGAVSEYLASVHPTSIEYIGVRNQFGQSGKPEELIEHYGMGVNSIKEAIKKAVKKK
- a CDS encoding DUF1653 domain-containing protein — its product is MLLKVGGEYKHIKTGKCYKLIAFAKDSSTLEELVVYEALYENNVSKIWVRSKAEFLGEALSPDETTHPRFRLVE